The Helianthus annuus cultivar XRQ/B chromosome 16, HanXRQr2.0-SUNRISE, whole genome shotgun sequence genome includes a window with the following:
- the LOC110916654 gene encoding H/ACA ribonucleoprotein complex subunit 2-like protein, whose amino-acid sequence MGGSDSEGDRSAHKEKEKKKLLALAPIAKPLAGKKLSKRTLKLVRKAAEHKCLKRGVKEVVKSIRRGNKGVCVIAGNITPIDVITHVPILCEEADIPYVYVSSKEDLANAGATKRPTCCVLVLTKPAKGELGEEEGQKLKTEYDQVASEVSELTAGMF is encoded by the exons ATGGGAGGAAGCGATAGCGAAGGAGATCGATCAGCGCACaaggagaaggagaagaagaagcTACTGGCATTGGCTCCGATCGCTAAACCTCTGGCCGGAAAAAAGCTCTCCAAACGCACTCTCAAACTCGTTCGCAAAG CTGCTGAACATAAATGCTTGAAGCGTGGAGTTAAAGAGGTTGTTAAGAGCATCAGACGCGGTAATAAAGG TGTGTGTGTGATTGCTGGGAACATTACTCCAATTGATGTGATTACTCATGTTCCAATATTGTGCGAGGAGGCCGACATACCATATGTTTATGTTTCGTCGAAAGAA GATCTTGCGAATGCAGGCGCCACAAAGAGGCCAACATGCTGTGTTTTGGTTCTAACCAAGCCGGCAAAAGGTGAACTTGGCGAAGAAGAAGGACAAAAACTGAAAACAGAATATGATCAAGTTGCTTCAGAAGTATCTGAACTGACTGCTGGTATGTTTTAA